Sequence from the Candidatus Binataceae bacterium genome:
CGTCGAGGTGCAGGCGCGCGGCGTCGCGGCGGTGATGGGCATCCTGGGCGAAGCCGAAGGACAGCGCGTGCTGTTCGTTTCCCACGGTGACATCATCCGCACGGTGCTCTGCCATTTCATGGCGTTGGAACTGCGCCACTTCCGCCGTATCCGGGTCGATAACGCCGCGCTCTCCGCCGTCCAGGTCGCGGGCGAGTTCGCGGAGGTCAAGTTCCTCAACGTCATCCCGGACATCGGACGCGCCTTCGTCGCGCCTTTCCCGATGAAGCCGGCGGCGGATTCACCGGCCGAAGAGGAAGACGACTAGCCCCGCGGCCGCCGATGGCGCCGGCGAACGTCTCCGATCGCTATCTCGTCACATCACTTTCCGGAAGCGATCAGCGGAGCGCCGTCCGGCAGCTGATTGTGGTGCAACACGTCAAGTTGCAGGCGCCAGTAGCCCCAGGATTCGTGCTCCAGATGGCTCGCGATTTGCCGATGGAGCGTCGGCAGCGCGTGCCATGGAACCGCCGGCCAGGCGTGATGCTCGGCGTGGTAGTTCATGTTCCATAGCCACCAGCTGACAAGGGCGGAAGTGTAGGTCGTCCGCGTGCGATTAAGAATGGTCCCGTCGTGAGGGAGGCCCGTGTGCTCCGCGGTCAGCCAGATCGCTTGAAGCATATGACAGGGGACCAGCGCGAAAATAATCCATGCGGCTCCGGGCGCTCCTGCCAGCGCCAGCAGAGCCGTCGCGGTCCATACGGAGGCAATGGCGCGGGATTCCCAGACGAAGGTCGAGCGCAGGCTCGGATCGTCAAAGGGCGCACCGAATTCCGGGCCTTTGGGCGAGGAGAACGCAATCCGAAACAGCAGCCGAACCTTCAGACGCAGAAGCCAGAGGCCCGCGACCATATACGCCCAGGCAAGCGGCGCGTTCGGCCATCCGTCGAAAGTCGCCGAGCCCAGCAGTTCCGGATCCTTCGCAGGGTCCTGGGTGTAACGATGATGCGCGAAGTGA
This genomic interval carries:
- a CDS encoding fatty acid desaturase, which gives rise to MDREILRALQKREDLPSLIRLGMQLGAFVLAMVLVVYVSSSPVTAFAAALLLGAIWTTLFAPFHECAHLTAFRTRHLNTIGAWLTGIPFGMSPTVYREFHFAHHRYTQDPAKDPELLGSATFDGWPNAPLAWAYMVAGLWLLRLKVRLLFRIAFSSPKGPEFGAPFDDPSLRSTFVWESRAIASVWTATALLALAGAPGAAWIIFALVPCHMLQAIWLTAEHTGLPHDGTILNRTRTTYTSALVSWWLWNMNYHAEHHAWPAVPWHALPTLHRQIASHLEHESWGYWRLQLDVLHHNQLPDGAPLIASGK